The Lutra lutra chromosome 10, mLutLut1.2, whole genome shotgun sequence genome contains a region encoding:
- the TSKU gene encoding tsukushi, with protein sequence MPWPLLLLLAMSGAQTTRPCFPGCQCDVETFGLFDSFSLTRVDCSGLGPHIMPVPIPLDTAHLDLSSNQLETVNESVLAGPGYTTLAGLDLSHNLLTSISPTAFSRLRYLESLDISHNGLADLPTESFTSSPLSDVNLSHNRLREVSVSAFTTHSQGRALHVDLSHNLLHRLTPHSAGAGPPAPTIQSLNLAWNRLRTVPDLRDLPLRYLSLDGNPLATVGPGAFRGLAGLTHLSLGSLQGLPQLAPYGFQELQSLQVLDLSGNPKLTWAGAEVFSGLGSLQELDLSGTGLVPLPEPLLLYLPALQSISVGQAVRCRRLVREGAYPRQPGSSPKVALHCVDTQEPAAKGPDAL encoded by the coding sequence ATGCCGTGGCCCCTGCTGCTGTTGCTAGCTATGAGCGGGGCCCAGACAACCCGGCCGTGCTTCCCCGGATGCCAGTGCGACGTGGAGACCTTTGGCCTCTTCGACAGCTTCAGCCTGACCCGCGTGGATTGCAGTGGCCTGGGCCCCCACATCATGCCCGTGCCCATCCCCCTGGACACAGCCCACCTGGACCTGTCCTCCAACCAACTGGAAACTGTGAATGAGTCGGTGCTGGCCGGGCCAGGCTACACCACTCTGGCGGGTCTGGACCTCAGCCACAACCTGCTCACCAGCATCTCGCCCACTGCCTTCTCCCGCCTTCGCTACCTGGAATCGCTTGACATCAGCCACAACGGCTTGGCAGACCTGCCGACAGAGAGCTTCACCAGCTCACCCCTGAGCGACGTGAATCTCAGCCACAACCGGCTCCGGGAGGTCTCGGTGTCCGCCTTCACAACCCACAGCCAGGGCCGGGCGCTGCACGTGGACCTCTCACACAACCTCCTCCACCGCCTGACACCCCACTCTGCAGGGGCCGGCCCTCCCGCGCCCACCATCCAGAGCCTGAACCTGGCCTGGAACCGGCTCCGCACTGTTCCGGACCTCCGAGACCTGCCCCTCCGCTACCTGAGCCTGGATGGGAACCCATTGGCCACTGTTGGCCCAGGCGCCTTCCGGGGGCTGGCAGGCCTGACACACCTGTCACTGGGCAGCCTACAGGGTCTCCCGCAGCTGGCACCCTATGGCTTCCAGGAGCTGCAGAGTTTGCAAGTCTTGGACCTGTCGGGCAACCCGAAGCTCACATGGGCGGGAGCTGAGGTCTTCTCGGGCCTGGGCTCCCTGCAGGAGCTGGACCTGTCGGGCACGGGCCTGGTGCCTCTGCCGGAGCCGCTGCTACTCTACCTGCCCGCCCTGCAGAGCATCAGCGTGGGCCAGGCCGTGCGGTGCCGGCGGCTGGTGCGCGAGGGCGCCTACCCTCGGCAGCCGGGCTCCAGCCCCAAGGTGGCCCTGCACTGCGTAGACACCCAGGAACCAGCTGCTAAGGGCCCCGACGCTTTGTGA